In Juglans microcarpa x Juglans regia isolate MS1-56 chromosome 4S, Jm3101_v1.0, whole genome shotgun sequence, a single window of DNA contains:
- the LOC121262627 gene encoding bark storage protein A-like isoform X2 produces MTGLGMINAGITTQLLLSLFKIEGVVHYGIAGNANPSLNIGDVTIPQYWSHAGLWSWQRYGQGPEDELALESNGDYTRKYGYLKFANYTVNVTHGSSHDNLLNNIWYQPEEVFPVDGTPEERQHAFWVAVDSHYFNISKKLEVLKLEGCINSTTCLSETPKVTTVKRGTSASIYLDNAAYRSFIYNKFKVSPVDMESASVALICLEQKVPFIIIRALSDLAGGGSAQSNEASTFTSLAANNSVKVVVEFIKLL; encoded by the exons ATGACAGGACTTGGCATG ATAAATGCAGGGATAACTACACAGCTTTTGTTGAGCCTTTTCAAGATAGAGGGAGTAGTGCATTACGGCATAGCTGGAAATGCGAACCCGTCCCTCAATATCGGAGATGTGACCATTCCTCAGTATTGGTCGCATGCCGGTCTTTGGAGTTGGCAG AGGTACGGGCAAGGGCCTGAAGATGAGCTAGCCCTGGAATCAAATGGAGACTACACAAGGAAATATGGGTACTTAAAATTTGCAAACTACACCGTAAATGTCACACATGGTAGCTCACACGACAACCTCTTGAACAATATTTGGTATCAACCCGAGGAAGTATTCCCCGTTGATGGGACTCCTGAGGAGAGGCAGCATGCCTTTTGGGTCGCCGTTGATTCCCACTACTTCAATATCTCCAAAAAGCTTGAG GTTCTGAAACTAGAAGGTTGCATTAACTCAACAACATGTTTGTCGGAGACACCGAAAGTAACGACAGTGAAAAGAGGAACAAGTGCCAGCATATATCTGGACAATGCTGCATACCGGAGCTTCATATACAACAAATTCAAAGTAAGTCCGGTGGACATGGAAAGTGCGTCCGTGGCACTCATATGTCTTGAACAAAAGGTGCCTTTCATTATAATTAGGGCTCTCTCAGACTTGGCCGGTGGGGGCTCTGCCCAGTCAAATGAGGCCAGCACTTTTACCTCTCTTGCCGCAAATAATTCAGTGAAGGTAGTTGTGGAATTTATCAAACTGTTGTAA
- the LOC121262626 gene encoding tocopherol cyclase, chloroplastic, with translation METKANFFYESHLFTPNSGIPSIILKSSVKFSQSSKLSSLGTQGSSAKPGFRKSQCVLASNSMSRGLSYESSSTVQGDIQKESSGSVSPVYVPTPPNRELRAPHSGYHFDGSTRKFFEGWYFKVSIPERRQSFCFMYSVENPAFPKKLTALEVAQRGPRFTGVGAQILGANDKYICQYSEESQYFWGSRHELILGNTFVGEKESKPPYKEVPPQEFNKRVLEGFQVSPLWHQGFICDDGRSNYVDTVKTARWEYSTRPIYGWGNVGSKQKSTAGWLAAFPVFEPHWQICMAGGLSTGWIEWDGERFEFQNAPSYSEKNWGGAFPRKWFWVQCNVFEGATGDVALTAGGGLRQLPGLTENFENAALVGVHYNGIFYEFVPWNGVVNWEIAPWGNWYMAAENRTHKVELEATTTDPGTTLRAPTAEAGLAPACKDSCFGVLRLQLWEKRYDGSKGKIILNVTSNMAAVEVGGGPWFNAWKGETSTPELLSQVIGVPVDVEGIFNYVPFFKPPGL, from the exons ATGGAAACAAAGGCGAATTTCTTCTATGAATCTCACCTTTTCACTCCGAACTCGGGGATTCCATCGATAATCCTTAAATCGAGTGTCAAGTTTTCTCAGTCTTCAAAACTCAGCTCGTTAGGGACCCAAGGGAGCTCTGCTAAGCCAGGGTTCCGGAAAAGTCAGTGCGTGCTTGCTTCAAATTCAATGTCGAGGGGCCTATCTTACGAGTCTTCTTCGACTGTTCAAGGAGATATACAGAAAGAGAGTTCCGGCTCTGTCAGTCCCGTCTACGTGCCGACGCCTCCGAATCGGGAGCTTCGAGCTCCTCACAGCGG GTACCATTTTGATGGAAGTACTAGGAAATTTTTTGAGGGTTGGTACTTCAAGGTCTCAATCCCTGAACGGAGGCAGAGTTTCTGTTTTATGTATTCTGTGGAGAACCCTGCTTTTCCAAAAAAACTAACAGCATTGGAAGTGGCACAGCGTGGACCCAGATTTACCGGAGTTGGGGCTCAAATTCTGGGCGCAAATGACAAGTATATTTGCCAatactcagaagaatctcagTACTTTTGGGGAA GCAGACATGAACTAATACTAGGGAATACTTTTGTTGGCGAAAAAGAATCAAAGCCTCCATACAAGGAGGTCCCTCCTCAG GAATTCAATAAAAGAGTGTTAGAAGGTTTCCAAGTCAGCCCACTTTGGCATCAAGGTTTCATTTGTGATGATGGCAG GTCAAATTATGTGGATACTGTGAAGACTGCTCGTTGGGAGTACAGTACCCGCCCTATATATGGCTGGGGTAATGTTGGGTCCAAACAGAAGTCCACAGCAGGCTGGCTTGCAGCATTTCCTGTTTTTGAACCCCATTGGCAAATATGCATGGCAGGCGGACTGTCAACAG GTTGGATAGAGTGGGATGGTGAAaggtttgaatttcaaaatgcCCCTTCGTATTCCGAAAAGAATTGGGGTGGAGCATTCCCAAGAAAATGGTTTTGG GTTCAGTGTAATGTATTTGAAGGTGCTACTGGAGACGTTGCTCTCACTGCAGGTGGTGGGTTGAGGCAACTACCTGGACTGACagagaattttgaaaatgctGCATTG GTTGGAGTCCACTATAATGGAATTTTCTATGAATTTGTGCCATGGAATGGCGTTGTTAACTGGGAAATTGCCCCTTGGGGTAACTGGTACATGGCTGCAGAGAATCGGACACATAAG GTTGAATTGGAGGCAACAACAACAGACCCTGGTACTACACTGCGTGCTCCAACAGCAGAAGCTGGGCTTGCTCCAGCTTGTAAAGATTCTTGTTTTGGTGTCCTAAGATTACAACTTTGGGAAAAGAGATACGATGGCAGTAAGGGGAAG ATCATATTGAATGTTACAAGTAACATGGCGGCAGTTGAAGTTGGAGGGGGACCATGGTTCAACGCATGGAAGGGTGAGACCTCTACACCGGAGCTCCTTAGTCAAGTTATTGGGGTTCCAGTTGATGTGGAGGGGATCTTCAATTATGTTCCTTTCTTTAAACCGCCTGGTCTTTAG
- the LOC121262623 gene encoding ER membrane protein complex subunit 1-like: protein MSVGMEIRVFLLLLLFLVSSVEHGFSLYEDQVGLMDWHQRYIGKVKHAVFHTQKTGRKRVVVSTEENVVASLDLRHGEIFWRHVLGTNDAVDALDIALGKYVITLSSEGSILRAWNLPDGQMVWESFLQGSNPSKSLLSVPINLKVDKDNVILVFSKGFLHAVSSIDGEVLWDKDFSAESIEVQQIIQPPESYVIYAVGFVGSSQFDVFQINAKSGELLKHKSAAFPDGFYGEVLLVSSDMLVSLDATRSNLVTISFRKEEISFRKTHISYLVGESFGIPVILPSKLSGILAVKFNTHLVFIRVKGEGKLEVVDKIANAAAVSDALSFSEGQQAFALVEHVDGKILLTVKLSHDWNSDFLKERIAMDHQWGLVQKVFINTYIRTDRSHGFRALIVMEDHSLLLLQQGEIVWSREEGLASIIDVTTSELPVEKKGVSVAKVEQNLFEWLKGHVLKLKGTLMLASPEDIAVIQDMRLKSFEKSKMTRDHNGFRKLLIVLTRAGKLYALHTGDGRVIWSLLLPSLRKSGSCKHPTGLSVYQWQVPHHHAMDENPSVLVAGRCGPHWDAPSVLSFVDTYTGKELNALGLTHSVAQVFPLPFTDSTEQRLHLLIDADRCAHLYPRTSEAIGIFQREFSNIYWYSVEADNGIIRGHALRSNCIGIVDEYCFNSWDLWSIVFPSESEKIIATATRKLNEVVHTQAKVIADQDVMYKYISKNLLFVATIAPKSSGEFGKATPEESWLVVYLIDTVTGRILHRMTHHGSQGPVHAVLSENWVVYHYFNLRAHRYEMSVIEIYDLSRAENKDVWKLLFGKHNLTSPISLYSRPEVMTKSQSYFFTQSVKALAVTSTAKGITSKQLLIGTIGDQVLALDKRYLDPRRSVNPTQAEKEEGIIPLSDSLPIIPQSYVTHALKVEGLRGIVTIPTKLESTTLAFAHGVDLFLTRIAPSRTYDSLTEDFSYALLLLTIVALIAAIFVTWVLSEKKELQEKWR from the exons ATGAGCGTAGGCatggaaattagggtttttcttcttcttcttctatttttggtTTCATCCGTGGAGCATGGCTTTTCGCTTTACGAAGATCAAGTCGGCCTCATGGACTG GCACCAGCGGTATATAGGGAAAGTAAAGCACGCAGTTTTCCACACTCAAAAGACCGGGAGAAAACGTGTTGTGGTGTCTACTGAAGAAAATGTTGTTGCCTCGCTTGATCTCCGGCACGGAGAGATTT TTTGGAGACATGTTCTTGGGACCAATGATGCGGTGGATGCCCTTGACATTGCACTGGGAAAAT atGTTATTACCCTTTCCTCCGAGGGAAGTATTTTAAGAGCATGGAACCTTCCTGATGGGCAGATGGTGTGGGAATCCTTTCTTCAGGGCTCAAATCCCTCGAAATCATTATTGTCTGTGCCG ATAAATTTGAAAGTCGACAAGGACAATGTGATTCTTGTTTTCAGTAAAGGGTTTCTGCATGCTGTTTCTAGCATTGATGGAGAGGTTCTATGGGACAAGGATTTTTCAGCTGAAAG CATAGAGGTTCAACAGATTATTCAGCCTCCTGAAAGCTACGTAATCTATGCTGTAGGTTTCGTTGGTTCCTCCCAGTTTGATGTTTTTCAGATTAATGCCAAAAGTGGAGAGTTGCTGAAGCACAAGAGTGCAGCCTTTCCCGATGGCTTTTATGGGGAAGTATTATTAGTTTCAAGTGACATGCTTGTGTCGTTGGATGCCACTAGGTCAAACTTAGTAACAATTAGCTTTCGGAAAGAAGAAATCAGCTTTAGGAAGACACATATTTCATATCTTGTTGGGGAGTCTTTTGGGATCCCTGTCATATTACCTTCAAAGCTCTCAGGAATACTTGCTGTAAAATTCAATACACATTTAGTATTCATAAGAGTGAAAGGTGAAGGAAAATTGGAGGTTGTGGACAAAATTGCCAATGCAGCAGCTGTTAGTGACGCTCTATCATTTTCAGAAGGTCAACAAGCTTTTGCACTAGTTGAACATGTAGATGGTAAGATTCTCCTCACAGTGAAGCTTAGTCATGATTGGAACAGTGATTTTCTCAAGGAGCGCATAGCAATGGACCATCAATGGGGGCTAGTGCAAAAGGTTTTCATAAACACGTATATCCGCACGGACAGGTCTCATGGGTTTAGAGCCTTGATTGTGATGGAAGATCATTCACTGTTGTTACTGCAACAAGGTGAGATTGTCTGGTCAAGGGAGGAAGGCCTAGCCTCAATTATAGATGTAACAACATCAGAACTACCCGTGGAAAAGAAAGGTGTATCAGTTGCAAAAGTGGAGCAGAACCTCTTTGAGTGGCTGAAG GGGCACGTCCTGAAGCTTAAGGGGACTTTAATGCTTGCAAGCCCTGAGGATATAGCAGTTATACAAGATATGAGATTAAAAAGTTTTGAGAAGAGCAAAATGACCCGAGACCACAATGGTTTTCGGAAACTGTTAATTGTCCTTACTAGAGCTGGTAAACTTTATGCCTTGCACACTGGAGATGGCCGGGTCATCTGGTCTCTCTTGCTTCCCTCTCTACGTAAATCAGGATCATGCAAGCATCCAACTGGCCTTAGTGTTTATCAGTGGCAGGTGCCTCATCACCATGCTATGGATGAGAATCCATCTGTCCTTGTTGCTGGTCGGTGTGGACCACATTGGGATGCACCGAGCgttctttcttttgttgatacTTACACTGGAAAGGAGCTTAACGCATTGGGTCTCACTCACTCTGTTGCACAAGTTTTTCCACTGCCATTTACTGATTCAACTGAACAGCGTCTCCATCTTCTGATAGATGCTGACCGGTGTGCACATTTATACCCAAGAACTTCCGAGGCTATTGGTATTTTCCAACGTGAGTTTTCAAACATTTACTGGTACTCAGTTGAGGCTGATAATGGCATTATAAGAGGGCATGCCTTGAGGAGCAATTGCATTGGCATAGTGGATGAATACTGCTTCAACTCCTGGGACTTATGGTCAATTGTATTTCCATCTGAGTCAGAAAAGATCATTGCAACTGCTACGAGAAAATTGAATGAG GTGGTTCATACTCAAGCAAAGGTTATTGCTGACCAGGATGTGATGTATAAGTATATAtccaaaaatttactttttgtgGCAACTATTGCACCAAAATCCAGTGGTGAATTTGGAAAGGCCACCCCGGAGGAGTCATGGTTGGTTGTATACCTGATCGATACTGTAACTGGTCGTATATTGCATCGGATGACTCATCATGGTTCACAGGGTCCTGTTCATGCA GTTCTTAGTGAGAACTGGGTTGTCTACCACTACTTCAATCTTAGAGCACACAGATATGAGATGTCAGTCATTGAGATCTATGATCTGTCTCGGGCG GAAAACAAGGATGTCTGGAAGCTTCTTTTTGGAAAGCATAATCTTACTTCACCAATTTCTTTGTATTCTCGACCAGAGGTGATGACAAAATCACAGTCTTATTTTTTCACCCAATCTGTGAAAGCACTTGCAGTGACATCAACGGCAAAGGGTATAACTTCAAAGCAACTTCTTATTGGTACAATTGGTGATCAG GTTTTGGCTCTTGATAAGCGTTATTTAGATCCTCGTCGATCTGTCAACCCTACACAAGCTGAGAAAGAAGAAGGCATTATACCTCTATCAGATTCCTTGCCCATCATTCCTCAG TCCTATGTGACGCATGCTCTTAAAGTGGAAGGTCTGCGAGGCATTGTTACCATACCTACCAAGTTGGAGTCCACTACTCTTGCCTTTGCACATGGAGTGGATCTCTTTCTGACTAGAATTGCACCCTCAAGGACGTACGATTCACTCACTGAAGATTTCAGCTATGCATTGCTTCTCTTAACAATTGTTGCCCTCATCGCGGCAATCTTTGTGACATGGGTTTTGTCGGAGAAGAAAGAACTACAAGAGAAATGGAGGTGA
- the LOC121262628 gene encoding bark storage protein A-like codes for MAANLKICSVIFLAVVVLNAQETNGALSARTWRKIYNANRNGPYLGLVIPNLFEMNPLLQSPSFTSSNLTLDFDGRRFRFGTIGEKKVILTMTGLGVINAGITTQLLLSLFKIEGVVHCGIAGNANPSLNIGDVTIPRYWSHTGLWSWQRYGQGPNDELPLESDGDYPKKIAYMKFANYTVNATHVASYDNLLNNIWFEAEEVYPIDGTPEERQHTFWVAVDPHYFNISKKLEVLKLEGCINSTTCLSEIPKVTTVKRGTSASIFLDNAAYRSFVYNKFKVSPVDMESASVALICLQQKVPFIAIRALSDLAGGGLAQSNEANTFTSLAASNSAKVVVEFIKLLSA; via the exons ATGGCAgctaatttgaaaatttgtagcGTAATTTTTTTAGCTGTCGTGGTGCTCAACGCGCAAGAAACAAATGGGGCATTATCAGCAAGGACATGGAGAAAGATCTATAACGCCAACAGGAATGGACCTTACTTGGGGCTGGTGATTCCAAACCTATTCGAAATGAATCCTCTTCTTCAATCGCCAAGCTTCACGTCCAGTAATTTAACATTAGATTTTGAtg GTAGGAGATTTCGGTTTGGAACGATTGGCGAAAAGAAAGTCATATTAACCATGACAGGACTTGGCGTG ATAAATGCGGGGATAACCACACAGCTTTTGTTGAGCCTTTTCAAGATAGAGGGAGTCGTGCATTGTGGCATTGCTGGAAATGCGAACCCATCCCTCAACATAGGTGATGTAACCATTCCTCGGTATTGGTCGCATACCGGTCTTTGGAGTTGGCAG AGGTACGGGCAAGGGCCTAACGATGAACTACCCCTCGAGTCAGATGGAGACTACCCAAAGAAAATTGCGTACATGAAGTTTGCAAATTATACTGTAAATGCCACTCATGTTGCCTCATATGACAACCTCCTGAACAACATTTGGTTCGAAGCTGAGGAAGTTTACCCCATTGATGGGACTCCTGAGGAGAGGCAGCATACCTTTTGGGTCGCCGTTGATCCCCACTACTTCAATATCTCCAAAAAGCTTGAG GTTCTAAAACTAGAAGGATGCATCAACTCGACAACATGTTTGTCGGAGATACCGAAAGTGACAACTGTGAAAAGAGGAACGAGTGCCAGCATTTTTCTGGACAATGCTGCTTATCGGAGCTTCGTATACAACAAATTCAAAGTAAGTCCAGTGGACATGGAAAGCGCGTCTGTGGCACTCATATGTCTTCAGCAAAAGGTGCCTTTCATTGCTATTAGGGCTCTCTCGGACTTGGCCGGTGGGGGCTTGGCCCAGTCCAATGAGGCCAACACCTTCACCTCGCTCGCCGCAAGTAATTCAGCTAAGGTTGTTGTGGAATTTATCAAGCTATTATCAGCTTAA
- the LOC121262627 gene encoding 5'-methylthioadenosine/S-adenosylhomocysteine nucleosidase-like isoform X1, with protein sequence MVCFKENMAALKIFSVMLFAFILLNAEETNGALSARTWSDIYKANRNGPYLGLVIPNLFEMNPLLQSSSFTSTNLTIEFDGRRFRFGTVGEKKVILVMTGLGMINAGITTQLLLSLFKIEGVVHYGIAGNANPSLNIGDVTIPQYWSHAGLWSWQRYGQGPEDELALESNGDYTRKYGYLKFANYTVNVTHGSSHDNLLNNIWYQPEEVFPVDGTPEERQHAFWVAVDSHYFNISKKLEVLKLEGCINSTTCLSETPKVTTVKRGTSASIYLDNAAYRSFIYNKFKVSPVDMESASVALICLEQKVPFIIIRALSDLAGGGSAQSNEASTFTSLAANNSVKVVVEFIKLL encoded by the exons ATGgtgtgttttaaagaaaatatggcAGCTTTGAAGATTTTTAGCGTAATGCTTTTTGCTTTCATTCTGCTTAATGCAGAAGAAACAAATGGTGCATTATCAGCAAGGACATGGAGCGATATTTATAAGGCTAACAGAAATGGACCTTATTTGGGGTTGGTGATTCCAAACCTATTTGAAATGAATCCTCTGCTTCAATCTTCAAGCTTCACGTCTACTAATTTAACAATAGAGTTTGAtg GCAGGAGATTTCGGTTTGGAACTGTTGGCGAGAAGAAAGTGATCTTGGTCATGACAGGACTTGGCATG ATAAATGCAGGGATAACTACACAGCTTTTGTTGAGCCTTTTCAAGATAGAGGGAGTAGTGCATTACGGCATAGCTGGAAATGCGAACCCGTCCCTCAATATCGGAGATGTGACCATTCCTCAGTATTGGTCGCATGCCGGTCTTTGGAGTTGGCAG AGGTACGGGCAAGGGCCTGAAGATGAGCTAGCCCTGGAATCAAATGGAGACTACACAAGGAAATATGGGTACTTAAAATTTGCAAACTACACCGTAAATGTCACACATGGTAGCTCACACGACAACCTCTTGAACAATATTTGGTATCAACCCGAGGAAGTATTCCCCGTTGATGGGACTCCTGAGGAGAGGCAGCATGCCTTTTGGGTCGCCGTTGATTCCCACTACTTCAATATCTCCAAAAAGCTTGAG GTTCTGAAACTAGAAGGTTGCATTAACTCAACAACATGTTTGTCGGAGACACCGAAAGTAACGACAGTGAAAAGAGGAACAAGTGCCAGCATATATCTGGACAATGCTGCATACCGGAGCTTCATATACAACAAATTCAAAGTAAGTCCGGTGGACATGGAAAGTGCGTCCGTGGCACTCATATGTCTTGAACAAAAGGTGCCTTTCATTATAATTAGGGCTCTCTCAGACTTGGCCGGTGGGGGCTCTGCCCAGTCAAATGAGGCCAGCACTTTTACCTCTCTTGCCGCAAATAATTCAGTGAAGGTAGTTGTGGAATTTATCAAACTGTTGTAA
- the LOC121262624 gene encoding LOW QUALITY PROTEIN: L-gulonolactone oxidase 3-like (The sequence of the model RefSeq protein was modified relative to this genomic sequence to represent the inferred CDS: inserted 1 base in 1 codon), with translation MRLPLRLLAALLHLLARTSTLLNIHAMPPPPAVQCSNRTTGGSASGCTLYNTYGAWGDRKDCHIPNVTYPTTEEQLRLAVAYANRNKIKVKVVSKFSHTIPKLACPISTTSGSEEALLVSTAKYDSSIEVDAENLAVTVDAGVGLRELIDRVEEAGLSLVAAPYWEGVSVAGLISTGAHGSSWWGKGGAVHDHVIGLRLVVPARPSEGYAKIIILEPQDPLFDAAKVSLGLLGVISKVKLSLERGFKRSIAYNFTDDDRFEEVYVDHAKKHEFADITWYPSKHKAVYRYDDRVPLNISGNGVYDFIGFQSNSILISKSMRATEKILENARSVTGKCTLAATTVGSKELLANGLRNGLIFTGYPVVGRQGKIQTSGSCLYSPTADIMAACAWDPRINGLFFYETTAIFPAPKFGDFIRDVKKLRDLKPENFCGXDIYNGFLIRFIKSSRAYLGHSEDSVVVDFNYYRANEPSTPRLNQDVWEEVEQMAFFKYGAKPHWAKNRNLAFLNVQHKYPNFPKFIAAKEQLDPQNMFSSEWSDEIVFGKEMEAKGDGCALEGQCICSEDRHCSPDKGYFCQRGLVYKEARVCRYSPSSIS, from the exons ATGCGCCTCCCTTTGCGGCTCCTTGCTGCACTTCTCCACCTTCTCGCACGGACTTCAACCCTGCTAAACATCCATGCCATGCCGCCGCCGCCAGCAGTTCAATGCAGCAACCGAACTACTGGCGGCTCTGCCTCTGGCTGCACCCTCTACAACACCTACGGTGCATGGGGAGACCGAAAGGACTGCCACATCCCAAACGTCACGTACCCAACAACCGAAGAACAGCTCCGCTTGGCCGTTGCCTATGCAAACAGGAACAAAATCAAGGTGAAAGTTGTGAGCAAGTTTTCGCATACCATCCCAAAACTGGCCTGCCCCATTAGTACTACGTCAGGATCCGAAGAGGCATTGCTAGTAAGTACGGCAAAATATGATTCTAGCATCGAAGTTGACGCTGAGAATTTAGCTGTCACGGTTGATGCCGGCGTGGGATTACGTGAACTGATAGATAGAGTGGAAGAAGCTGGGTTGAGTTTGGTGGCTGCGCCGTATTGGGAGGGAGTGAGCGTTGCGGGGCTTATTAGCACAGGGGCGCATGGGAGCTCTTGGTGGGGAAAGGGAGGGGCTGTTCATGATCATGTTATCGGATTGAGACTTGTTGTTCCGGCAAGACCATCGGAAGGATAtgccaaaattataatattggaACCACAAGATCCACTCTTTGATGCGGCTAAAGTGTCTTTGGGATTGTTGGGTGTCATCTCCAAG GTAAAATTATCTCTAGAGAGAGGATTCAAAAGAAGCATAGCCTATAATTTCACAGACGACGATCGGTTTGAAGAAGTATACGTGGACCACGCAAAGAAACACGAATTCGCAGATATAACTTGGTATCCATCAAAGCATAAAGCTGTGTATAGATATGATGACAGAGTTCCCTTAAACATCTCTGGAAATGGGGTTTATGACTTCATCGGATTTCAATCAAATTCAATTCTGATCTCCAAATCAATGAGAGCAACAG agaaaataTTGGAGAATGCACGAAGTGTGACAGGAAAATGCACACTAGCAGCAACTACAGTGGGGTCTAAGGAATTACTCGCTAATGGATTGAGGAATGGCCTAATCTTCACTGGTTATCCGGTAGTTGGTCGTCAAGGCAAAATCCAAACTTCAGGTTCATGTTTATATTCACCAACCGCAGATATCATGGCCGCCTGCGCTTGGGATCCAAGAATCAATGGCCTCTTCTTTTATGAGACAACAGCAATATTCCCTGCTCCAAAGTTTGGAGACTTCATCCGTGATGTGAAAAAACTGAGAGACCTAAAACCAGAGAATTTCTGTG TGGATATCTATAACGGGTTTCTGATACGTTTCATAAAGTCTTCCAGGGCATATCTTGGTCATTCCGAGGACTCTGTGGTGGTCGATTTCAACTATTATCGTGCCAATGAGCCTTCAACTCCAAGACTGAACCAAGATGTATGGGAAGAAGTGGAGCAAATGGCATTTTTTAAGTATGGGGCTAAGCCACATTGGGCTAAGAATAGGAACCTGGCATTCTTAAATGTGCAGCATAAGTATCCTAATTTTCCCAAGTTCATCGCTGCTAAAGAACAGTTGGACCCGCAAAACATGTTCTCAAGTGAATGGTCCGATGAGATagtgtttgggaaggagatggAAGCAAAAGGTGACGGGTGTGCCTTGGAGGGACAATGCATATGTTCCGAAGACCGACATTGCAGCCCTGATAAAGGATATTTCTGCCAACGAGGCCTTGTTTATAAGGAAGCTAGAGTTTGTAGGTATTCGCCATCTTCAATTTCTTGA